The following coding sequences lie in one Rhodopirellula bahusiensis genomic window:
- a CDS encoding glutamate-5-semialdehyde dehydrogenase, which yields MSTASTTDTQTDALQSDDLAAQCVDIARRAKAASRLLGTLDTNIKDQWLTESADALIEAADAIVAANQLDLENAPKYGLTDAGIDRLRLDEDRIAGIATGLREIAGLNDPIGEVLDGFARPGGMRIEKRRVPLGVVFFIYESRPNVTADAAGICVKSGNAVILRGGKEAAHSSRAIMDVLHEVGRRVGIPDDAVQLVGTTDRAAVGHFLQQADNIDVTIPRGGENLIRRVAAEATMPVIKHYDGNCHVYVDESADIEMAVDIIENAKCQRMGVCNACESLLIHQSIAAEALPAIAKRLASRGVEMRVDERAASHVTGGIPATEADFGAEFLGPQISIAVVDSLDAAGDHINHYGSGHTDAIVTNNLAAAERFTALVDSSAVMVNASTRFNDGGMFGLGAEIGISTDKFHARGPCGLRELTSYKYIVRGNGHIRG from the coding sequence ATGTCGACCGCTTCCACGACCGACACCCAAACCGACGCTCTCCAGTCCGACGACCTCGCCGCACAATGCGTCGACATCGCCCGTCGTGCAAAAGCCGCTTCTCGTTTGCTCGGGACCCTGGACACAAACATCAAGGACCAATGGCTCACTGAATCCGCGGACGCATTGATCGAAGCAGCTGACGCGATTGTTGCGGCCAATCAATTGGACCTCGAAAATGCGCCGAAATATGGACTGACCGACGCGGGAATCGATCGTCTACGCCTGGATGAGGACCGAATCGCCGGAATCGCCACCGGTCTTCGTGAAATCGCAGGGCTCAACGATCCAATCGGCGAAGTCCTGGATGGCTTTGCTCGGCCGGGCGGGATGCGTATCGAAAAGCGTCGCGTGCCCCTGGGCGTCGTTTTCTTCATCTACGAAAGTCGTCCCAATGTGACTGCCGATGCGGCTGGGATCTGCGTCAAAAGCGGAAATGCGGTGATTCTTCGCGGTGGAAAAGAAGCTGCACACAGCAGCCGCGCGATCATGGATGTCTTGCACGAAGTCGGCCGTCGCGTCGGTATTCCTGATGACGCGGTTCAGCTAGTTGGAACGACCGATCGCGCCGCGGTGGGCCATTTCCTCCAACAGGCCGACAACATCGACGTCACGATTCCTCGAGGCGGAGAAAACCTGATCCGTCGCGTCGCCGCCGAAGCCACCATGCCGGTCATCAAGCATTACGACGGCAATTGCCACGTCTACGTCGATGAGTCCGCGGACATCGAGATGGCGGTCGACATCATCGAAAACGCGAAATGCCAGCGAATGGGTGTCTGCAACGCTTGCGAATCGCTGCTGATTCACCAATCCATCGCCGCGGAAGCTCTTCCTGCGATCGCGAAACGCTTGGCCAGTCGCGGTGTTGAGATGCGGGTCGATGAGAGAGCCGCTTCCCACGTGACCGGCGGTATCCCTGCGACGGAAGCCGATTTCGGTGCCGAATTCCTGGGTCCGCAAATCAGCATCGCTGTCGTGGATTCGCTGGATGCCGCTGGCGACCATATCAATCACTATGGATCGGGGCACACCGACGCGATTGTCACCAACAACCTGGCTGCGGCCGAGCGGTTCACCGCTTTGGTGGACAGTTCTGCGGTGATGGTCAACGCCAGCACTCGCTTCAACGACGGCGGAATGTTCGGTTTGGGTGCTGAAATCGGAATTTCCACCGATAAGTTTCACGCAAGAGGGCCATGCGGGTTGCGGGAACTGACCAGCTACAAGTACATCGTACGTGGGAACGGTCACATAAGAGGCTGA
- the fliM gene encoding flagellar motor switch protein FliM produces MSNESLSQNQVENLLKAMETADLDEEGTDAPTGNKDSADSTRTTEANKDAAVGSSAPAIGAAHPSDSKPYSPGVPSGARVTAYDFKRPERVGKDQMRAMHSLHESIARNFGASISGLLRTMIEVKLLSVDQLTYSEFVFSLDNPSCFNIIRPMPLEGHWVLDIAPGLAYAIIDRMLGGDPVPGETIRRPLTEIETRLMCRVVELFLEQIVPAWENVIQLEPTIHTTESNPQLAQIVPPNEVAILVGFEVLLGKNRGMMNLCIPFNSIEKYNAKLSRNGWVGYGKANPTPKSRRKIADSIDAAPVDVVVTLARSKIKTSDLLDLSVGDIITTEQAASSALELSVQDVPKFAAVAGAYKGKKAVQVQTTIEQKPSDAEEADPEEQLENDSQNSAEPESAPAEVENVLNSAQAKNQAPPPKPIPKAEPKKPASAQ; encoded by the coding sequence ATGTCCAACGAATCACTGAGTCAAAACCAAGTCGAAAATCTTCTGAAGGCCATGGAAACGGCCGATTTGGACGAGGAAGGTACCGACGCACCCACTGGAAACAAAGACTCGGCTGATTCCACGCGCACGACCGAAGCCAACAAAGACGCGGCAGTTGGCTCCTCCGCCCCCGCTATTGGGGCAGCCCATCCGTCGGACTCCAAGCCCTACTCGCCCGGTGTGCCCTCCGGCGCCAGAGTCACCGCCTACGACTTCAAACGCCCCGAACGCGTTGGCAAAGACCAAATGCGGGCGATGCATTCGTTGCACGAGTCGATCGCTCGGAATTTTGGTGCGTCGATCTCCGGCCTGCTCCGGACGATGATCGAGGTCAAACTACTGAGCGTTGACCAACTCACTTACAGCGAATTCGTCTTCAGCCTCGACAATCCCAGCTGTTTCAACATCATCCGACCGATGCCTTTGGAAGGTCACTGGGTGCTCGACATCGCACCCGGACTGGCTTACGCGATCATCGATCGAATGCTCGGAGGCGACCCCGTCCCGGGCGAAACGATCCGCCGGCCGCTCACCGAAATCGAAACACGATTGATGTGCCGCGTCGTGGAACTGTTCCTGGAACAAATCGTTCCGGCTTGGGAAAATGTGATTCAGCTGGAACCGACAATCCACACCACCGAGAGCAACCCGCAGCTCGCCCAAATTGTGCCTCCCAATGAAGTGGCAATCTTGGTGGGATTCGAGGTCCTGCTCGGCAAAAACCGGGGGATGATGAATCTGTGCATCCCCTTCAATTCGATTGAAAAATACAACGCGAAACTCTCTCGCAATGGTTGGGTTGGCTACGGAAAAGCCAACCCGACACCCAAATCGCGACGAAAGATCGCTGACAGCATTGACGCCGCCCCCGTGGACGTCGTCGTGACGTTGGCCCGGTCGAAAATCAAAACCAGCGATTTGCTGGATCTCAGCGTTGGTGACATCATTACCACCGAGCAAGCGGCGAGCTCCGCCTTGGAATTGTCCGTTCAGGACGTCCCGAAATTCGCAGCGGTTGCTGGTGCCTACAAAGGCAAAAAGGCGGTTCAGGTCCAAACGACCATTGAACAAAAACCGAGCGACGCGGAAGAAGCAGACCCAGAAGAACAATTGGAGAACGACTCCCAAAACTCAGCGGAACCAGAATCCGCTCCCGCTGAGGTGGAGAACGTCTTGAACTCGGCCC